The Longimicrobiales bacterium genome has a segment encoding these proteins:
- a CDS encoding sialidase family protein, which produces MNKALSFTAIICALASCADVSRAMPEDAGVEFPSPAGDGSGEPFLSASEDGVFMSWLEPTSEGSNALMFAQLVGDDWSEPSVVAESDGFFVNWADFPSVTPDSEGTLWAHWLQRGEAGGYDYGVRIVNSRDGGETWSAPWTPHEDGTPTEHGFVSAIAMDGSIGFSWLDGRQSVEGPDGSLATKEMTVRWRTANADGTRGPETLLDARVCDCCQTSAALTPSGPIVVYRDRSEDEIRDIYVTRNIDGAWTDGMPVHSDGWNIAGCPVNGPAATMAGSDLAVAWFTAADDVPHVKVAFSDDDGATFGEPFVVDDGNPAGRVHVLGRPDGSLFVTWLERTGGEAAEVRLRRYDRNGAQGDPVVVSNSTSARASGFPRMAEAPDGSLVVAWTDASAETPMVRLTRLVLEH; this is translated from the coding sequence ATGAACAAAGCCCTTTCTTTTACGGCCATCATATGTGCCCTAGCGTCCTGCGCGGATGTGTCGCGGGCCATGCCGGAGGACGCCGGTGTAGAGTTCCCATCGCCCGCTGGTGATGGCAGCGGCGAGCCATTTCTGTCCGCGTCAGAGGACGGGGTGTTCATGAGTTGGCTGGAGCCAACCAGTGAAGGGTCGAACGCGCTGATGTTCGCCCAACTCGTGGGAGACGACTGGAGTGAGCCTTCTGTGGTCGCCGAGAGCGATGGCTTCTTTGTGAATTGGGCCGACTTCCCCTCCGTGACCCCGGACTCCGAAGGCACCCTGTGGGCGCATTGGCTGCAGAGAGGGGAAGCGGGCGGTTATGACTATGGGGTCCGCATCGTGAACTCACGAGATGGCGGCGAAACGTGGTCTGCGCCTTGGACGCCGCACGAAGACGGTACGCCCACGGAACACGGGTTTGTGAGCGCGATCGCAATGGACGGTTCGATCGGATTCTCTTGGCTCGACGGTCGCCAGTCCGTGGAAGGTCCGGACGGAAGCCTAGCGACCAAGGAAATGACTGTGCGTTGGCGCACGGCGAATGCCGACGGCACCCGGGGCCCAGAGACGCTCCTCGACGCGCGGGTCTGCGATTGCTGCCAGACGAGCGCAGCGCTGACACCCTCGGGCCCCATCGTCGTCTACCGTGACCGAAGCGAAGACGAGATCCGGGACATTTACGTGACGAGGAACATCGATGGGGCGTGGACCGATGGAATGCCGGTCCACTCGGATGGTTGGAACATCGCCGGTTGTCCAGTGAATGGTCCCGCAGCGACCATGGCAGGTTCGGATCTAGCGGTCGCTTGGTTTACCGCCGCTGACGATGTCCCACATGTGAAGGTCGCGTTCTCCGATGATGATGGGGCGACCTTTGGGGAGCCGTTCGTGGTCGATGACGGAAATCCGGCCGGGAGAGTACACGTCCTGGGCAGGCCTGACGGGAGCCTGTTCGTAACGTGGTTGGAGCGGACCGGGGGAGAGGCCGCGGAAGTCCGACTCCGTCGGTACGATCGAAACGGTGCGCAGGGAGATCCCGTCGTCGTGTCGAACTCGACGTCTGCCCGAGCCAGCGGTTTCCCGAGAATGGCCGAAGCACCCGATGGTAGCCTAGTGGTCGCATGGACAGACGCGTCTGCCGAGACACCAATGGTTCGACTCACGCGACTGGTCTTGGAGCATTAG
- a CDS encoding TlpA disulfide reductase family protein encodes MMGLKRIMMVGAVLATAACAASEMPAMPQMGNLAPAYAATTLAGEAVSLESLRGEVVLLNFWATWCGPCRFETPFLQELFEEYDERGFEIVGVSMDTGDAADQVAMFVEEYGVSYTILHDSQMRGMEVYQILGLPATFLLDREGTLVWMKYGPVSETDTAFFQAIEDALN; translated from the coding sequence ATGATGGGGCTGAAGAGGATCATGATGGTCGGTGCTGTGCTCGCGACTGCGGCGTGCGCCGCGTCCGAGATGCCGGCAATGCCTCAGATGGGGAACCTGGCGCCGGCGTATGCTGCGACGACGCTCGCCGGCGAGGCAGTCTCGCTCGAGTCTCTGCGGGGCGAGGTGGTGCTGCTGAACTTCTGGGCCACGTGGTGTGGACCGTGTCGGTTCGAGACTCCTTTTCTCCAGGAACTGTTCGAGGAATACGACGAACGGGGATTCGAGATCGTCGGTGTGTCGATGGACACGGGGGACGCCGCGGACCAGGTGGCGATGTTCGTAGAGGAGTACGGTGTGTCGTACACCATCCTCCACGATTCGCAGATGCGCGGCATGGAGGTTTACCAGATCCTGGGACTGCCTGCGACGTTCTTGTTGGATCGGGAAGGCACGCTGGTTTGGATGAAGTATGGCCCGGTGAGTGAGACGGACACCGCCTTCTTTCAGGCCATTGAGGACGCTCTGAATTGA
- a CDS encoding alanine racemase, translating into MSLIDPERIETPVGYVDLQRVRANAARAAEYAAGHGLGWRPHVKTHKSLQIAGIQLESGARGLTVATLREAEVMSTLTDDILLAYPPVGDEKLRRLVQLSPSLDLKVALDSEEVLRGLASAAAAAGRTVGVLVERDVGMGRVGLQSSTQVLEVARLASELDGVEFRGIMFYPGQIRMTEADQGVPIAEVSALLSETVRALEEGGLSPEIVSGGSTPTLYRSHDMPHLTEVRSGSCIYYDREGLDIGCAGPDDIAYTVLATVVSTAVAGHAVVDAGSKALAKEGRVGDGYGQLLDRPEVRVAGLSEEHGVLDLSRTDWVPSVGDRVRIVPNHVCVSVNLQDALLAVDGNTYSMLTLEGRGRGRWEG; encoded by the coding sequence TTGAGTCTGATAGATCCAGAGCGCATCGAAACTCCGGTAGGGTATGTAGACCTTCAGAGGGTCCGGGCAAACGCTGCTCGGGCGGCTGAATACGCGGCGGGGCACGGCTTGGGGTGGCGTCCGCACGTCAAGACGCACAAGTCACTTCAGATTGCCGGGATCCAGCTAGAATCAGGCGCTCGAGGCCTAACGGTCGCTACACTGCGAGAAGCCGAAGTGATGTCCACGCTCACCGACGACATACTTCTCGCCTACCCGCCGGTCGGAGACGAGAAACTTCGCCGGCTCGTTCAGCTCAGTCCATCTCTCGATCTCAAGGTGGCCCTCGACTCTGAGGAGGTTCTGCGAGGTCTCGCGTCGGCCGCAGCTGCAGCCGGCCGAACTGTGGGCGTTCTGGTCGAGCGTGACGTGGGCATGGGTAGAGTGGGACTTCAGTCCTCAACGCAGGTTCTCGAAGTCGCCCGTCTCGCATCTGAACTGGACGGGGTCGAATTTCGAGGCATCATGTTCTATCCGGGCCAGATCCGCATGACTGAGGCGGACCAGGGTGTGCCCATCGCAGAGGTATCTGCGCTTCTCTCTGAGACGGTCCGGGCTCTCGAAGAAGGGGGCTTGTCGCCGGAGATCGTGAGCGGCGGCTCAACGCCGACATTGTATCGAAGCCACGACATGCCCCACCTCACCGAGGTTCGATCCGGGTCGTGCATCTACTATGATCGCGAAGGACTCGACATTGGGTGTGCCGGCCCAGACGACATTGCTTACACCGTGTTGGCTACGGTGGTGAGCACCGCGGTCGCCGGGCACGCAGTCGTTGATGCCGGTTCCAAGGCACTGGCGAAAGAAGGCCGGGTCGGTGACGGCTACGGCCAACTCTTGGATCGGCCCGAGGTTCGGGTAGCAGGTCTATCAGAAGAGCACGGTGTTCTGGATCTCTCACGGACAGATTGGGTCCCGAGTGTGGGAGACAGGGTCCGGATTGTTCCCAACCACGTATGCGTTTCGGTGAACCTGCAGGACGCGTTACTCGCGGTTGACGGTAATACCTACTCGATGCTCACACTTGAGGGCCGCGGACGCGGGCGCTGGGAGGGGTGA
- a CDS encoding PfkB family carbohydrate kinase — MSPDRLEALLSAAPDIEVLVVGDLMLDRYVSGHVNRVSPEAPVPVVRVDTSESAVGGAGNVAANITALGARCSVVGCVGEDPAADLLGGALTALQVGVDGVVRDGDRPTTEKTRILAGQHQIVRFDVESHDDVSAEVASELVLRITDLARGVNAIVVEDYNKGVLVPAVIESVRQVAAVRGIPWIVDPKRRNFFRFQGATVLKPNAHELQDALGEFIHPDDPAWMEDVRSRLECQNLLLTMGERGMALQTAEGESLRVPAVARGVYDVSGAGDTVTALTALVLAFGGSIEEAACLANHAAAIEVGKPGVATVSPNELRSQLAARAIT; from the coding sequence GTGAGTCCGGACCGCTTAGAGGCGCTCCTTTCGGCCGCCCCCGACATCGAGGTCCTAGTCGTAGGCGACCTGATGCTGGATCGCTACGTATCGGGCCACGTGAATCGGGTCTCTCCGGAGGCGCCGGTTCCCGTTGTCCGGGTGGATACGTCCGAGTCGGCCGTCGGGGGAGCCGGCAATGTCGCGGCTAACATCACCGCGCTCGGTGCACGCTGCAGCGTCGTCGGCTGTGTGGGTGAAGATCCCGCTGCTGATCTTCTCGGTGGGGCGCTAACGGCTCTTCAGGTAGGTGTGGACGGCGTAGTCCGGGACGGTGACCGGCCGACCACCGAAAAGACTCGTATCCTCGCAGGTCAGCATCAGATCGTCCGCTTTGATGTCGAATCGCACGACGACGTCAGCGCGGAAGTCGCGTCAGAATTGGTTCTCAGAATCACCGATTTGGCGCGGGGCGTTAATGCGATCGTGGTCGAGGACTACAACAAGGGAGTTCTCGTTCCAGCTGTGATCGAGTCGGTGCGGCAGGTCGCGGCGGTGCGCGGTATTCCCTGGATCGTCGACCCCAAGCGTAGAAATTTCTTTCGATTTCAGGGGGCGACGGTGCTCAAGCCGAACGCTCATGAACTCCAAGACGCGCTCGGAGAATTCATTCATCCGGATGACCCAGCATGGATGGAGGACGTCCGAAGCCGGCTGGAATGCCAGAACCTCCTTCTCACCATGGGGGAGCGGGGCATGGCCCTCCAGACGGCGGAGGGGGAGTCCTTACGAGTCCCAGCGGTCGCGCGAGGCGTGTATGACGTCTCTGGAGCAGGGGACACGGTTACCGCTCTGACTGCCCTCGTCCTCGCCTTCGGCGGTTCTATTGAGGAAGCGGCGTGCCTCGCCAACCACGCAGCAGCGATCGAGGTAGGAAAGCCGGGCGTTGCTACGGTCTCGCCCAACGAATTGCGGAGCCAGCTTGCGGCCCGCGCCATCACCTAA
- a CDS encoding Rid family detoxifying hydrolase, whose product MPELKRVHTEHAPAAIGPYSQAIVSDGWVFCSGQIPLDPETGEQNTGSVADQTDLCLRNLEHVLKAAGASINSVVKTTVFLSDMNTFAEMNEVYAKHFGDHRPARAAVQAAALPKFCDVEIECVARVED is encoded by the coding sequence ATGCCGGAACTCAAGCGAGTCCATACTGAGCACGCCCCCGCCGCCATCGGTCCATATTCCCAGGCGATCGTCTCTGACGGATGGGTTTTCTGTTCCGGTCAGATCCCGCTGGACCCGGAGACCGGAGAGCAGAACACTGGGTCTGTCGCAGATCAGACCGACTTGTGCCTCAGGAATCTTGAGCATGTACTCAAGGCCGCCGGTGCTTCCATCAATAGCGTCGTAAAAACGACGGTATTTCTCTCCGACATGAACACTTTTGCGGAGATGAACGAGGTCTACGCAAAACACTTTGGCGACCATCGCCCGGCGCGGGCCGCGGTGCAGGCCGCAGCCCTGCCCAAATTCTGCGATGTAGAGATCGAGTGCGTCGCTCGCGTGGAGGACTGA